From Stenotrophomonas maltophilia, a single genomic window includes:
- the rsmI gene encoding 16S rRNA (cytidine(1402)-2'-O)-methyltransferase, which yields MSVPTLYVVATPIGNLADLSPRAQEVLRSVAAICAEDTRRSGQLLSHFGIQQPLVALHEHNEEALSQRLVSRLQAGESLALVSDAGTPLVSDPGFRLVRAARAAGIKVSPIPGACAAIAALSVAGLPSDRFSFEGFLPAKASGRRDRLQLLAGEVRTMVFYESSHRIAESLADMAAIFGGERPAVLARELTKLFETVLDGDLAGLLAKVEGDENQRKGEFVVMVQGAGDDEEAQLAHGRRVYAKLSEHLPPSTAAKLAAELTGAPRKALYGS from the coding sequence ATGAGTGTCCCAACCCTGTACGTCGTCGCCACCCCGATCGGCAACCTGGCCGATCTGAGCCCGCGCGCGCAGGAGGTGCTGCGTTCGGTGGCCGCCATCTGTGCCGAGGACACCCGCCGCAGCGGCCAGCTGCTGTCCCATTTCGGCATCCAGCAGCCGCTGGTGGCCCTGCACGAGCACAACGAGGAAGCGCTGTCGCAGCGCCTGGTGTCGCGCCTGCAGGCCGGCGAATCGCTGGCGCTGGTCAGCGATGCTGGTACGCCGCTGGTCAGCGACCCCGGTTTCCGCCTGGTGCGTGCGGCGCGCGCGGCCGGCATCAAGGTCAGCCCGATTCCGGGCGCCTGCGCTGCCATCGCCGCGCTGAGCGTGGCCGGGTTGCCCAGCGACCGCTTCAGCTTCGAGGGCTTCCTGCCGGCCAAGGCCAGCGGACGCCGTGACCGCCTGCAGCTGCTGGCCGGCGAAGTGCGCACGATGGTGTTCTACGAATCCTCGCACCGCATCGCCGAGTCGCTGGCCGACATGGCCGCGATCTTCGGCGGCGAGCGCCCGGCGGTGCTGGCGCGCGAGTTGACCAAGCTGTTCGAGACCGTGCTGGATGGCGACCTGGCGGGTCTGCTGGCGAAGGTGGAAGGCGACGAGAACCAGCGCAAGGGCGAGTTCGTGGTGATGGTGCAGGGCGCTGGCGATGATGAGGAGGCGCAGCTGGCGCATGGCCGCCGCGTGTACGCCAAGCTGAGCGAGCACCTGCCGCCGTCGACGGCCGCCAAGCTGGCCGCCGAATTGACCGGCGCACCGCGCAAGGCGTTGTACGGCAGTTGA
- a CDS encoding DM13 domain-containing protein: MRRVLVLAATHLLTLGLGFGLGVYLLPILIAPDDPPAALVQDAMGKAAYHTTFRRDLKGSDAVHWAEGKVSVSATQVAFDGKMGPGPDYKVYLVHGFVDNKADFLKVKAQSRRIGEVKTFNRFLVDVPDDVNVDDYTTVVVWCERFSQFISAGQYRTPG; the protein is encoded by the coding sequence ATGCGTCGTGTTCTTGTTCTTGCTGCCACCCACCTGCTCACCCTCGGCCTCGGCTTTGGCCTGGGCGTCTACCTGCTGCCGATCCTGATCGCCCCCGATGATCCGCCTGCCGCGCTGGTGCAGGACGCCATGGGCAAGGCCGCCTACCACACCACCTTCCGGCGCGACCTCAAGGGCAGCGATGCGGTGCACTGGGCCGAAGGCAAGGTCAGCGTCAGCGCCACCCAGGTAGCCTTCGACGGAAAGATGGGGCCGGGGCCGGACTACAAGGTCTACCTGGTACACGGATTCGTCGACAACAAGGCCGACTTCCTGAAGGTCAAGGCACAGTCCCGGCGCATCGGCGAGGTGAAGACCTTCAACCGTTTCCTGGTCGATGTACCTGATGACGTCAACGTGGACGACTACACCACGGTCGTGGTGTGGTGCGAGCGCTTCTCGCAGTTCATTTCCGCCGGGCAGTACCGCACGCCGGGCTGA
- a CDS encoding NRDE family protein, translating to MCLLALGWMHHPRWRLVMTGNRDEFHARPTAALAPWQDETSVIGGRDLRSGGGWAGVGAAGRMAVVTNVRDPLAAQTGPSRGALVADFLRGRDPAAVHIDRLATIAGAYAPFNLLLADGDSLEYLGNHPAERQTLGPGVHGMSNGALDAPWPKTRRLMAALSAWLQSGDGELAPLWTALADEHRPTDDELPDTGIGLERERWLSPAFIRGDDYGTRASTVLLIDADGHGEIHERRFGPQGVALGQSRADF from the coding sequence ATGTGCCTGCTCGCTCTTGGCTGGATGCACCACCCGCGCTGGCGGCTGGTGATGACCGGCAACCGTGATGAGTTCCACGCCCGCCCGACGGCGGCGCTGGCCCCCTGGCAAGATGAGACCTCCGTCATCGGCGGACGCGACCTGCGCTCCGGTGGCGGCTGGGCCGGGGTGGGTGCCGCGGGCCGGATGGCGGTGGTCACCAATGTCCGCGATCCCCTGGCCGCCCAGACCGGCCCGTCGCGCGGCGCGCTGGTGGCCGACTTCCTGCGCGGCCGCGACCCGGCCGCCGTGCACATCGACCGATTAGCGACCATTGCCGGGGCCTATGCCCCGTTCAACCTGTTGCTAGCCGATGGCGACAGCCTGGAGTACCTGGGCAACCACCCGGCCGAGCGGCAGACCCTCGGCCCCGGCGTACACGGCATGTCCAACGGCGCGCTGGATGCCCCCTGGCCCAAGACGCGGCGGCTGATGGCGGCCCTGTCGGCCTGGCTGCAGTCCGGCGATGGCGAACTGGCCCCGCTGTGGACCGCGCTGGCCGACGAACACCGCCCCACCGACGACGAGCTGCCCGATACCGGCATCGGCCTGGAACGCGAACGCTGGCTGAGCCCGGCCTTCATCCGCGGCGACGACTACGGCACCCGCGCCAGCACCGTGCTGTTGATCGATGCCGACGGCCACGGCGAGATCCACGAGCGCCGTTTCGGCCCGCAGGGCGTCGCACTCGGCCAGAGTCGCGCCGACTTCTGA
- the mraZ gene encoding division/cell wall cluster transcriptional repressor MraZ, whose translation MFQGETAITVDDKGRMAVPTAYRDLVARASNNRLVLTYNPFEAGCLWLYAESEWERVRDDVMSKPNTQRVVRLLQQKLVGSAAHLELDGNGRISIPASHRGAVGIEKKAVLLGMGDKFELWSEQAHRALIQQTLSDEDLGDGLLDLKL comes from the coding sequence GTGTTCCAGGGCGAGACGGCCATCACAGTTGACGATAAAGGGCGCATGGCGGTTCCCACCGCTTACCGCGACCTCGTCGCGCGCGCCAGCAACAACCGTCTCGTACTGACCTACAACCCGTTCGAAGCCGGCTGCCTGTGGTTGTACGCAGAGTCGGAATGGGAGCGGGTCCGCGACGATGTGATGTCCAAGCCCAACACCCAGCGCGTCGTGCGCCTGTTGCAGCAGAAGCTGGTCGGCTCGGCCGCCCATCTGGAGCTGGACGGCAACGGTCGCATCAGCATCCCCGCCAGCCACCGCGGTGCGGTGGGCATTGAGAAGAAGGCGGTATTGCTCGGTATGGGCGACAAGTTCGAATTGTGGAGCGAGCAGGCGCATCGGGCCTTGATCCAGCAGACGTTGTCTGACGAGGATCTGGGTGATGGGTTGCTCGACCTGAAGTTGTGA